Proteins encoded together in one Marinithermus hydrothermalis DSM 14884 window:
- a CDS encoding FMN-dependent NADH-azoreductase yields the protein MRNVLYVKANPKPLDQSVSLQLGQRFLEAYRTANPNAQITELDLYATHLPLLDADVFNAWNKLAQNTPLTETEAAKTARLNELVEEFLASDLIVFAAPMWNFGYPPLLKAYMDAVIVAGKTFRYTESGFEGLAKGKTAVILEARGGVYSTPPMNAFEHTQSYLRAALNFIGITDVHTVIAEGMNQHPDRAQSIIQEALDQAAALARKLAEPVGA from the coding sequence CCCCTCGATCAGTCCGTCTCCCTCCAGCTCGGCCAGCGTTTCCTCGAGGCCTACCGCACCGCCAACCCCAACGCCCAGATCACCGAACTCGACCTGTACGCCACCCACCTTCCCCTCCTGGACGCCGACGTCTTCAACGCCTGGAACAAACTCGCCCAAAACACTCCCCTTACCGAAACGGAAGCCGCGAAGACCGCCCGGCTCAACGAACTCGTCGAAGAGTTCCTCGCGAGCGACCTCATCGTCTTCGCCGCGCCCATGTGGAACTTCGGCTACCCCCCCCTCCTCAAGGCCTACATGGACGCGGTCATCGTGGCCGGCAAGACCTTCCGCTACACCGAGTCCGGATTCGAAGGCCTCGCCAAAGGTAAAACCGCGGTGATCCTCGAAGCGCGCGGCGGCGTGTACTCCACCCCGCCCATGAATGCCTTCGAGCACACCCAAAGCTACCTCCGCGCCGCCCTCAACTTCATCGGGATCACCGACGTGCACACCGTCATCGCCGAAGGCATGAACCAGCACCCCGACCGCGCCCAATCCATCATCCAAGAAGCCCTCGATCAAGCCGCCGCGCTCGCGCGAAAGCTCGCGGAACCCGTCGGGGCCTAA